The following are from one region of the Vitis riparia cultivar Riparia Gloire de Montpellier isolate 1030 chromosome 9, EGFV_Vit.rip_1.0, whole genome shotgun sequence genome:
- the LOC117922383 gene encoding VQ motif-containing protein 11-like translates to MASNLASPPSAHDHSSSSNNTTFVQADPSNFRAVVQHLTGASPDSASPKLPVTLPTRLAAPRPTSADMGPRRPPFKLHERRQSVRKLEIKLGNAIAPSSTAPSPSSARHRGFVGLGGEMMMVSPVSPLELFSPRTPRSPVEEEERAIAEKGFYFHPSPLSTPRTSEPELLPLFPLHSPRDHSSSSS, encoded by the coding sequence ATGGCCTCCAACCTCGCCTCACCACCCTCCGCCCACGACCACTCTTCCTCCTCCAACAACACCACCTTCGTCCAAGCCGACCCGTCCAATTTCCGCGCTGTCGTCCAGCACCTCACGGGCGCCTCTCCGGACTCCGCCTCCCCTAAACTCCCTGTCACCCTCCCTACACGCCTTGCCGCCCCCAGGCCCACCTCCGCCGACATGGGTCCCCGGAGACCGCCCTTCAAACTCCACGAGCGAAGACAGAGCGTCAGAAAACTCGAGATCAAGCTCGGCAACGCCATTGCTCCATCTTCAACAGCTCCATCTCCTTCTTCTGCCAGGCATAGAGGCTTTGTCGGGCTTGGTGGCGAGATGATGATGGTGTCTCCGGTGTCGCCGTTGGAGCTGTTTAGTCCCAGGACCCCACGCTCGCCTGTGGAAGAGGAAGAAAGAGCCATTGCCGAGAAGGGCTTCTACTTTCACCCCAGTCCACTCTCCACGCCTAGAACTTCTGAGCCTGAGCTTCTTCCTCTGTTTCCTCTCCATTCACCCAGAgatcattcttcttcttcctcttaa